Genomic window (Pirellulales bacterium):
CTGCAGGGAACGACCCGGTTGACCGCGTCGACCCCCGCGGTGCGCGACGCGGGGCTGGGGGAGGCGCTCAACGAGTCGCTCGCCAACCTGGCTCGCGTTGAGGCGAAGCTGGTGCTGTCGGGCACGACGCGGCGGCCGCGGGTCGAGCTGACGTCGAACCTGGGTCCCGATCTGGCCGCAGGGTTCGATCGGGCGTTTCGCGCCTACCTGACGGACAAGTCGAACCGGATCGTCGCCAAGGCGCAGGCCAAGGTCGACGAGCAGGTCGCCAAGCTCGACGGCAAACGGCGGGCCGCGCAGGACGAGCTCTTGGCGAAGCTGGGAGACAACCAGGAACTGCTGGCGCAACTGGGGGGTCTCGCCGGGGGCGAACTGCCCTCGATCGTGACGTTGCCGGGAGGCAAGACGGTGTCGACCGACGTGAACGCCGCGGCGGCGGGCGCTCAAGCCAAGGCGACCAAGGCCGCGACCGCGAAGCTGGGCGAGCTGCAACAGAAGCTGCTGAAGTAGCCGTCGTGCGGTGTTGGTTTCAAGACTCGCTACGGGGCAAAGCGCACAGGCGAGGGCGTTCGCGACGCCGGCGGCGACTTTCCTGGGTCTGGCTTCGCGTCCGTTCCGAGTCGCCCTTGCCCAGGGCATGGCAATCGTCGGACGTTGCGACTATTCTGCGGGTCGCATCGTCGTCCTGCTCGTTCGGTTGATCGTCGCCGTGAACCTCAACATCCGCGCCGCCGCCGTTTGTCGTGAGATTGTCGCCGATGCCGAGCGGCTCGGGGTCGCGACCAGCACGCTTCCCGGCGGGACAACGGTGATCGATTGCGGCGTGGAGGCGCCCGGCGGGCTGGCCGCGGGGGCGGCGCTTGCGCGGGTTTGTGCGGCGGACCTTGCGCGGGTCGAGATCGAACCGCTGCGGCGCGGCCCGGCGTCGGCGCCGTTCGTGATGGTGCAAACCGACCATCCGTGGCTGGCGTGCATGGCGTCGCAGTATGCCGGGTGGGAGATCAAGGGCGACGGGTTTTTCGCGATGGGCTCGGGCCCGATGCGGGCCGCGGCGGCGCGCGAGCCGCTGTTCGCCGAGCTTGAGTATCGCGAGTCCGCCGCCGCGTGCGTCGGGGCGCTCGAAACGGACGCGCTGCCGACCGACGAGGTCGCGTGCATGATCGCCGAGAAATGCGGCGTGGCGCCGGCGGGGCTGACGCTGCTCGCGGCCCCCACGCGCAGCTTGGCCGGCACGGTGCAGGTCGTCGCCCGCAGCGTCGAGACCGCGCTCCACAAGCTCCACGAACTGAAGTTCGACTTGAAATCGATCGCCAGCGGCTGGGGCTGCGCTCCCCTGCCCCCGCCGGCGGCTGACAAGCTCGCGGCGATCGGCCGCACCAACGACGCGATCCTGTACGGCGGGGGGGTGACGCTGTACGTGCACGGCGGGGACGACGAACTCGCGGCGATCGGGGCGCAACTCCCCAGCAGCGCGTCGCGCGACTACGGCCGGCCGTTCGCCGAGGTGCTGGCGTCGTACCGGGGCGACTTCTACCAAGTCGATCCCCTGCTGTTCAGCCCGGCGGTCGTGACGCTGGTGAATCTCGCCACGGGGCGATCGTTCACCTTCGGCGAGTTGAACAGCGAGGTGCTGGCGAACTCGTTCGGCGAGACGGCGTAACTTGCGGGAACGCCGCTGCCATGAAGATTGCCGTTTTCACGTCGCCGGAGAGTTGGCACTACCGCGATCTCGTGCGAGCCGCTGGAGAGCGGCATGACCTGGCGACGCTCGATCAGGCTCGCCTGTTGGCGGGGGTCGGCGCGGCGGGGCTGATCATTCGTTGCGGCGATATGTCGCTCCTGGACTTTGACGCCGCGATCGTCCGCGCGATGACCCCCGCGGGGCTGGAACCGGTCGTGCTGCGGATGGACGCCCTTGCGCGGCTCGAGGCGGCAGGGATCCCGGTGATCAACTCGGCCAAGGCGATCGAGGCGTCGATCGACAAGTACCTCGCCA
Coding sequences:
- the mch gene encoding methenyltetrahydromethanopterin cyclohydrolase, encoding MAIVGRCDYSAGRIVVLLVRLIVAVNLNIRAAAVCREIVADAERLGVATSTLPGGTTVIDCGVEAPGGLAAGAALARVCAADLARVEIEPLRRGPASAPFVMVQTDHPWLACMASQYAGWEIKGDGFFAMGSGPMRAAAAREPLFAELEYRESAAACVGALETDALPTDEVACMIAEKCGVAPAGLTLLAAPTRSLAGTVQVVARSVETALHKLHELKFDLKSIASGWGCAPLPPPAADKLAAIGRTNDAILYGGGVTLYVHGGDDELAAIGAQLPSSASRDYGRPFAEVLASYRGDFYQVDPLLFSPAVVTLVNLATGRSFTFGELNSEVLANSFGETA